TCGTCGCTCTGCGACGCAGGAAGTGAACCAGATCGCCGATGCCCAAATGACCCGCATCGGCCGAACAGATAGAGAAAGAAGGGCTCGAGTTGCACAATGACATTCTCATCCTCGCAGCGGGTTCAGCCCCGCCGCTCGGATTCATCGGCTGGATCATCATCGGCGGCCTCGCCGGATGGATCGGGTCGAAAATCATGAAGACCGACGCGTCGATGGGCATCGTGCTCAACATCGTCGTCGGTGTCATCGGAGGATTCCTCGGTGGCTGGCTCCTCACCCTGTTCGGCGTCGATGTTGCCGGCAGTGGCTGGATCTTCAGCTTCCTCACCTGCCTCCTCGGCGCAGTGATCCTCCTGTGGATCGTCGGACTGGTGACGCGAAAGCGCTAACGCCAGGCTCCGACCTCAGCCCCCACCTGCATGCAAGAACGTTGCGGTGGGGGCTCACTTATGCCCGAATTCCCGACCACCCCAGCCCCGCCACCGTGCGGGGCTTCTTCCATGAAGGAGGGGAAATGATCGAGTACGAGCAGTTGGACCAGACCATGCTCGCCATGATGGAGATCTACCGCCGGCAAGTCACCGACCTGAAAACCAACCTAGCCAACGCGGAGCAGGAATCCGAGGGGTTGAGGCACTCCCAGCAGCAATCCGAAACCTTCAGGAGGGAAGCAGAAACGAAGGCCGACCACTTCCGACTGAAATGGCTCGAAGAGGAAACCAAGACGAAGAAACTGCAGGGCATCATCGAGTCACTGAAGATCGAACTGCAGGACGCCCGGGCAGACGCCACCGAAGCCAAGGAACACCACGAGGAAAACCAGTGACCCCAGACGACCTCCGACTCCTCCTCCGGCGCCTCGCGGGCCTCACCGGAACACTCCTCGACGACCTCGACGACAGTGCCCTCCCCGCCGCCAGCTACAGCGGCAACGAGGGAGCGGCACCGAAGGGAGGCAAGAGCAAGCCCCCCGTACCCATCGCAGACCTCGACTACATCGTCACTGACGTGGAACCCCGTATCCGCGGCTGGTGCCAGAACCTCGTCGCCACCGCACACCTCACCGGATACCCTGCCGGCGCCCGCGTGAACATCCTTGTCGCCTGGCTCTCACGCCACCGCGAAACCCTCCTCGCACAAGACTGGGCACAGGACTGCACCGACGAACTCGCCGACCTCACCGCAGAACTCGCCGCCAGACTCCACCCAGCACAACCCGACCGGCCCCTACTCCCGGACTTCGCCACCGCCGACGAGATCGCCAAAGCTACCGGCCGAACCCCCGCCGGCGTGCAGAAGTGGTGCCAGCGAAACCACGTCGAATCGTGGACCGTCGCAGGCGTGAAGCAGTACAAGACCAGCCAGGTGAAATACAAGAACCGCAAGGTCAGCGGGTAGATTACCAAAAATGTCCAGACGTGATGTACAATCGCCTTAGCGCTACGCGACCCCGGCGGACTCCAATCAAGGAGACCGACCGGGGTTTTTGCGTGCGCCAACCCCGGCCGCACATCTGGCGGTGACACGACCGGGGCCCTTTCGGGATGTTGTGGTGACTCGTCCGGCGAAGCATCGGCGACGGGTGTTGCTCCCCGCCGATGCTGACCCGCATCAGCCACCACACACCGGTTCGTGGTCCAGTGACCACCGCAGCCCGCCACTACAGTGGCACCCCCTCCTGTCGGACCCTGACGCTGCGACAGCCCGGACCAACACCGGGACGAACCACACAGACCCTCTAGACAACGCGACCCACCCTCTAATGTCAGACACGCAGGGCAATCCAGCCCCGCAGAATCGACAGGAGAATAAGTGGCGAAGAAGATCCACTACCCAATCCACAAGCACGACGATCCGGTCCTCGCAGAACGGATCGACATCAGGACATGGGACATCGAGGGAAGCGTGGACGACGAAAGGCTCTCCGCGCAGCCGGCCTTCACAATGTTCTACGAAGTGACGCCGCGAGTCCGCGATGACTGGAAAGACCGGCAGGCACGATCTGCCGCGGACCCGAACGCCTTGGTCGCTGCCGGAACGCACCGCCTCGAGATCATCCGAAACAAGGACAGCCTCGACAGCTTCTGGGAACAGCACCCCGACTGCACTATCTACGAGACGCAGTTCGGCGGAGCCTTCCGCAAGGGCGACCTACCGTTCCACTGGGGTGGGGTCATGGAACCCGGGCAGGGCATCCCGATGGATGAAGAGCACGCCGTCTACTGGTTCCCCTACTTCGGAGCGGTGCCGGTGAGTGACTAGGAGGTGACGGGCCGATGGCACTGAAGATCGTGATCGGCCCTCCCGCCGCAGGGAAGAGCACCTACATCCGGGAGCACCGGAAACCCGGCGACATCACCATCGACTACGACGTGCTCGCCAACGCCCTATCCGGTCTCGCACCCGCGAACCACGAGCACACCACTGCGGTGAAGAAGATCACCAAGGCAGCACGGGACGCGGCGATACGTGAGGCCCAGAAGCACGCCACCAACACAGATGTGTGGATCATCCACTCCACACCCGCGCAGTCCACCCTCGACCGCTACAAGCGCGAGGGAGCACAGATCCACGTAGTCGACCCAGGCAAAGACATCGTCATGCACCGCATCAAGCACGAGCGACCCGGCCACATGCACGCCGTCGCCGCACGCTGGTACCAACAGCAAGACGAACAGATGAAGCCGAAACAGGCACACGAACGCGGATACGACTGGAACCACCGCCGCAACCGCCAACGCCTCCTCTACAACCTCGTAGACGGCACACCATGCCCCTTCTGCGGCAAACCACTCCACAAGAACCCCGCACAGAACTTCGACGGCGCCGCCCTCGAGGCCGACCACACACGAGACCTCAAGCACCACGGCCAGAACCCCGCCGACCGCCTACTCCACCGCACCTGCAACCGCAGCCGAGGAGACGGCCACGACGAGCGCTCACCACTACGGGAGAACGCCACGACCCGGGAGGGAAAGCCGGAGGCCCCCACCGGGTGGGACTGGCTCGGGTAGTAGACCTGCTGCACGGCGGGCTTCGAACCTGCTGCACACCGAGATTGAAAATCAGAAAACCTCAGAATCTTGGAGGGGTAGGCCCGGCCACTCGGCCCCGCCGCCCCACTGAGTGGCAATTTTATTCAGGGTCGTAAAAGTTATGCATCTGGTATGCGGTCAATATGCGTGTGAGGAGGGCCTGTGAGCTGGGAAGAGGGCGACGAATTCGATGTTGGCGGCCGGGAACTCTCCGCGTCGTTGTCGTTGTCGGATGATGATGGTCCGACGCGGGCACTGATCGTGGAGGCGTGCCGGGCGAAGGATCGTCTGGATCGGCTCCACAGGATCGTCCGGGGCGACGTTGATACGTGGACGCGGGTGTTCACCGGGGAGGGCGAGCTGGTTCTGAAGATGGATACTGCGGTGTCTGAGGTTCGGCAGCTTTCGACAGTGTTCCGGCAGTTGCTCACGGAGATTCAGAGGAGGCAGGGCGATGGTCGAGGAGGTGAAGAGGAGGACGGACTCGCTGGTCTCTGATGTGGTCGCTGAGGAGTGGCCGACGTTGGAGGGCCGGCAGGAGCCAGAGGTTCTGATATCTGCCGGTTCGGGTGGGGAGCATGGGGAGAAGGCGATTGAGCTTGCTCGCCGGTTCGGGATCCGTCTGATGCCGTGGCAGGAGCAGCAGGTGCGCCTGTCGCTTGCGACTGATGGTGAGGGCCACTGGTTGCATCAGGATGTGGTGCTGATCTGCCCGCGGCAGAACGGCAAGTCCCTGATCCTCGAGGTCGTGATCTTGTACCGGATGTTCGTCCTGCATCAGAAGATCATCTTCACGGCGCAGCGGTGGGCTACGGCGAAGTCGATCCGTAACCGACTGTGGAAGCGGATCAAGTCGCGGAAGTGGGCGGCGCGTCGGCTGACGC
This is a stretch of genomic DNA from Corynebacterium nuruki S6-4. It encodes these proteins:
- a CDS encoding GlsB/YeaQ/YmgE family stress response membrane protein is translated as MHNDILILAAGSAPPLGFIGWIIIGGLAGWIGSKIMKTDASMGIVLNIVVGVIGGFLGGWLLTLFGVDVAGSGWIFSFLTCLLGAVILLWIVGLVTRKR
- a CDS encoding AAA family ATPase; the encoded protein is MALKIVIGPPAAGKSTYIREHRKPGDITIDYDVLANALSGLAPANHEHTTAVKKITKAARDAAIREAQKHATNTDVWIIHSTPAQSTLDRYKREGAQIHVVDPGKDIVMHRIKHERPGHMHAVAARWYQQQDEQMKPKQAHERGYDWNHRRNRQRLLYNLVDGTPCPFCGKPLHKNPAQNFDGAALEADHTRDLKHHGQNPADRLLHRTCNRSRGDGHDERSPLRENATTREGKPEAPTGWDWLG